CCAGCAGGCGGCGGCAGGTGGCGATCTCCTGCTCCAGCTGTGTCTTCATGTCCAGCAAGATCTGGTACTCCTGGCTCTGCTGCTCCATCTCACAGCGTAGCTGGGCCAGCTGCTCCTCCACGCTGCCAATCAGTCCCTGGATCTGGGACAGCTGCATGCAGTAGTGGCCTTTGGTCTCCTCCAGGCTGTTCTCCAGGGATGCTTTCtgcaagtgagagagagaaaaagagtcaATGGAGGTGGTCACTCCTGTTCCTCCAGGTCTCTGGGCATGTTTTTTGAGAGGTGCCTGGATTTTGATCCCAGTTGGGGTACTGATGGGCCAGACAATATGGAGAAATGCTAGCCCACTATTCTAGGGCTAGTTTCTCTATCTATATAATGGGTCCCATGAGTCCTCTGGTCCCATCCTTGTTGGCCATTACTGGTGACGGGGGCTGCTGCTGTGCCAGGTCCTTCATACTATGCTGAGCTGGGACTGCAGCTCAATCTCCAGGCCCTGGAACACCCTCTGGAGCTCTGTCACCTCACTGCAGCTGCTCTGTACCAGTTTGCTGTTGGAGGCCACTTCTTTGTTCAGCTCCTCGGTCTGAGACAGGAAAGCAGAGCGAAAGGTGAGGCTCTCCCAAAGCCCCCGGCTGGGAAGTGCTGCAGGCTCACTGAGGGCCCGAGCCCCACCTTGCTCAGGAACCAGGCCTCAGCGTCTCTGTGGTTCTTCTTCGCCATCTGCTGGTACTGGTAGCGCATCTCATTCAGGATGCAGCTCAGGTCCACGCCAGGTGCGGCATCCATCTCCACGTTCACTTCTCCACCGGTCTGACCTTGCAGAGCAAGCATCTCCTGGGAAGGGATGGCAGGAGGCGGTCAGCCCAGCAGACTCCTCTCCTGGCCCTGGGTGCATCTGGCAACCTCACCAAACCAGCCTCCCATCCCGGAAGCCAGCAGCAACCGCACCTCCTCATGGTTCTTCCTCAGGTAGGCCAGCTCCTCCTTCAGGGCTTCAATCTGCATCTCCATGTCAGTCCTGGCCAGGGTCAGCTCGTCCAACACCCGACACAGGCCATTGACATCAGCCTCCACAGTCTGCTGCAGGGCCAGTTCGTGCTCGTACCTGGCAGGACAGAGGTCAGGTCTTCAGGCTGCAGCCCTGAGGATTCTGAGGCTCGGGGTCTGCTGGCCCTGCTGGGTGGACAGCCCCACTCTTTGTCCCTTGCCCTCTGCCCCCAGCCCACCATGATGGCTGCTCACTTGGTCCTGAAGTCATCAGCTGCCAGCCTGGCATTGTCAATCTGCAAAATGGGCTGCGCATTCTCAATGGTGGCCGCAATGATCTGGAGTGGGGATGGAGGACAGGAGCCCTGGTCAGCCATGGACCTTACTACTTGAGCGTGAAAGGCAGAAAGAGGCAAAAGGAACCTCCCAAATCTGGAAGTCCTCTGACTGGCAGGGCTGGCGTGCCTTCTCCACCAGCTCAGGGTATGTAGGGATGCACTCCATCCCAATCACCCCCTTCCTGGACCCAAGGCAGGGAAGCGGAACATGCAGCTGAACCCTTGCAGGAAATAAGAGATTCAGGGTAACAGCCCCAGTCCGGGCACAGAGATGCTGAAAAGGGACCCTCTGCCACCACTTCCCTGGGTGACCCTGGCCACTCCCCAAGGGTGCCCAGTCTCCCTGTTTGTAAAGTGTAATTGCTAAAAAGAGGTATCCCAAGGGCCACTATAGCCCCAGCCTCTCTCAGTGCTCCATACACCAAAGTCACCCACCGTGTTCCTCAGGTCCTCGACGGTCTTGAAGTAGGGACTGTAGTCTTTGATCTCACTGGGCTGCTGCCTCTGGTACCAGTCACGGATCTTCACTTCCACGTCAGCGTTGGCCTCCTCCAGAGCACGCACCTCGTCCAGGTAGGAGGCCAGGCGGTCGTTGAGGTTCTGCATGGTCACCTTCTCACTGCCCACCAGAAGCCCATCACCACCAGCAAAGCCACCACTGAAGCCAGCACCAAGGCCACCACCATATCCTCCCCCGAAGCCACTACCAAAGCTGCTGCTGCAGCCGAAGCCACCGCCATAGCCACCTCCCAGCCCACAGGCTCCCCCAGAGGAGAAGCAAGAGGAGGAGACAGACAGGCCTCCCCGTAGGTGCTGGGGGCGTGGCAGGACCCTCTGGCCAGGACGGAGGAGATGCAGCTGGAGCCGCCCCCGATGCCACAGGAGCCCTTCATGGAGCTGGAGGAGGTGAACTGGCGGCTGCAGGTGCTCATGGTACCGAGGAGGGAGGTGAGCGAGCGAGCAGTTGGCTGAAAGAAGGGAAGGTGCTCCGGAAGGCTGAGAGCGTGCTGTGGCTGCCTCCAACCCCAGAGACCTTTATATGCACCTGGGGAAGGCGGGACCCTCCTAACTGCTGACTCCAGGTTCCCCTCTGGATTTCATCACTCCCAGTCCCGTCCAACTCCTCACTCTGGATTATTCAGCCCAGGATCAACTCCGCTGTATGCCGGCTCGGAGTTCCCACCCAGCTTTGAGAGTGTGGGGCtgagagaaaaacacacaaatgtgAGTCGGTGGTGACTCAGGCTAGGTGGCTGGGAATCAGGCTCCCATTCCTGGAGCCCTTGGGGCCACTGGGGCCTTGGCACAGGTGGCTTTGTGGCAACTGCATCCCCAGGCAGTGAGTCAGCCCTTCAGAAGAACTCCCTGCCCCACAGTGACAGCCTTGGCTGAAAGAGACCTCAGTGATGCCATCCTGGGCTGTCTTGGGGAGCAGTTTTGGGGATCCTACATGTCCCACTCTGGGCAGGGGCAGAGTTCGTGTCTTCACTTTGCTTGCTGTGTGGGCTGAGgatccccacctcccacctctggGCCTGCCCTCAGTGGTGACCAGGCTGGACTGGGTGACTGCAGAGTCCCTTCTAGTTCTAAAAATCCTATGACTCTCTTTCCCCTCTTGGATCTAattccagttctggaggctacctTGGGCCCCTGGGATCTCCAGAAGTGTGTGCACCATACAAACAGCACTGGCCATGGAGCCAGACAAGCGGCACTGAGTCCCTGCTCTGCCCTTACCAGCTGTACAGCACAGGCTGGTCCTATAGGCCCTtggtcctcagttttctcatctgtaaaaggagatgACACACCACTAGCCACAAAGAAACATGCATGAAGGACCCCACCAGCCCTTCCCCAAGGGCCAGCCCTGCCCCTCATCCTCCCTATCCTCCCTTTCCAGCCACCTGCTCCTCACACTCACCTCTACACACTGGCACCCTCCCACACCACTACACGGGGCCCTGCGCCCCCCCACACTCCCAGCTGAGGAACACCACAGCCGCACACCTAGCTCCTCCACTTGTCTACCGCCCTCTCCTAATCACAGGCACCCCACCTGCAGGCTGGTGGGAGGGAGCCCCATCCTGCCACTATAGCCAGGTGTGACCCTTGAACCCGCCGTGGGCCTCAAAGGCCCCCCCTACCCTGTAGAAACAGGACTGGCTGGGGATCCATTCCCAGCAGTTCTCTCTCCTGTGTGCACAGATCCCAGGCTGGGCCTGGCAGCTCCATTCATCCAGCTGAGCTGGGGGAGAGCACTGGTCATGGGCCCACTCAGGCATGCATGGAGAGCCTGGTGTGTGCCGTACGGTTCTGTGAGCGGGGATGATGGGGGCATTATTCCTGCCACCAGTCCTCAGGTGAGGGAGCTGGGATTCAGGGAGGGTAAGCGGGCTTCCCAAGACACCAGTCACTGGAAGCTGAGATGTGAGCCTGCCTGCCTGTTCTCCTTGCCTAAGCCTGTTCCATCATCCTGAACCCTCTCTCTGTGCATCTCaaatttatatcattttcttGATCAGAGGGGACAGATGGGTAACCAGAGACAGGTGGAGATTCACTCAAAGTCACTCTGCTTTAAGCTGCAGAGCTGCAACTAGAACCCAGACCTCGGCCCTCTCCAGGCTCCCACCATGCCTGCAGGCAGGGCCAGTACACCCAACTCTCACCCACCTCCCCACGATCACTGGCATGAGGACTGCCTGGGGTAGGCGTGGCCTTGGCCTGAGAGGATGGTCCAGCACCAAGgactggagggaggaggaggggtctGGGCACCAAGACGGGGCCTCCTCAGGGTGCTGTGGGGTGTCCCTCAGTGCTGGCCACTGGCCTTGCTCTGCAGTGCTTCTGTTGAGGTGAGGAGCCCAGAGACAGcctgcctctgcctgggctcctctGGGTCAGGCGATTCCTTGTCTCAGCAGAACCAGGGTTTTGTCACTGCTACATCTCCCCTGGTCACTCATCCCAGAGGTAAGAGCAGAATGGATGCACATGCCTTCAGAGCCAAACCTGGGAGAGGGAATGCGACACTCCCCacctgaaggggtggcctgcccctccacacctgtgggtgtttctcattgggtgggatgagagactgagaaaagaaagagacacagagacaaagtatagggaaagaaaaatgggcccaggggacctgtgctcagcatacggaggacccGCGCCAGCcccagtctctgagttccctcagtatttattgatcattatctctaccatctctgagagggggatgtggcagaacaatagggtaatagtggggagagggtcagcaggaaaatatgtgaacaaatgtctctgtGTCATAAACAAGGTTAAGGAAAAGGTGCTGTGCTTTGATGTGCACATACATAAACATCTCGGTGCATTAAAGAGCAGTATTACCACCAGCATGTCTCACCTCTCAccctaaggcggttttctcctatctcagtagatggaatatacaGTTTGGTTTTACACCCAGACATTCCATTCCCCAGggacgagcaggagacagatgccttcctcttatctcaactgcaaagaggccttcctcttttactaatcctcctcagcacagaccctttacaggtgtcgggctgggggacagtcagttctttcccttcccacgaggccatatttcagactatcacatggggagaaacctggctttcctaggcagaggtccctgcggccttctgcagtgttttgtgt
The window above is part of the Symphalangus syndactylus isolate Jambi chromosome 14, NHGRI_mSymSyn1-v2.1_pri, whole genome shotgun sequence genome. Proteins encoded here:
- the LOC129461665 gene encoding LOW QUALITY PROTEIN: keratin, type I cytoskeletal 16-like (The sequence of the model RefSeq protein was modified relative to this genomic sequence to represent the inferred CDS: inserted 1 base in 1 codon), whose translation is MSTCSRQFTSSSSMKGSCGIGGGSSCISSVLARGSCHAPSTYXGGLSVSSSCFSSGGACGLGGGYGGGFGCSSSFGSGFGGGYGGGLGAGFSGGFAGGDGLLVGSEKVTMQNLNDRLASYLDEVRALEEANADVEVKIRDWYQRQQPSEIKDYSPYFKTVEDLRNTIIAATIENAQPILQIDNARLAADDFRTKYEHELALQQTVEADVNGLCRVLDELTLARTDMEMQIEALKEELAYLRKNHEEEMLALQGQTGGEVNVEMDAAPGVDLSCILNEMRYQYQQMAKKNHRDAEAWFLSKTEELNKEVASNSKLVQSSCSEVTELQRVFQGLEIELQSQLSIKASLENSLEETKGHYCMQLSQIQGLIGSVEEQLAQLRCEMEQQSQEYQILLDMKTQLEQEIATCRRLLGCEDAHLSSPHASGQSYSSREVFTSSSSSSSRQTWPILKEQGSSSFSRGQCS